One window of the Halobacillus litoralis genome contains the following:
- a CDS encoding heterodisulfide reductase-related iron-sulfur binding cluster has product MNPLLVANWILFLGVTVYGLYLFVRVVQTRVAYIKMGKKFEYDKQLKRRLQKIWIYVFGQKKLLKDKKSGIIHVMMFYGFILVQFGALDFIWKGLAPDSHLPLGPFYPGFTFFQEIVTLTILVAVIWAFYRRYIEKLVRLKRGFKAGLVLIFIGTLMVTVLVGNGMGIIWHGHEGAWTEPIASTIASAFAWLPPVAAATVFFVMWWIHLLILLTFLVYVPQSKHAHLLAAPVNVFLSREDPPGKLKPIDFDIDEDADEDEVSFGVGKIEEFDQLQMIDFYACVECGRCTNVCPASGSGKMLSPMDLIIKLRDHLTEKGAAVTGQSPWVPSYAFSGTEGNTLAQMARSQGTEEAASTLDAVNEKSLIGDVITEEELWACTTCRNCEDACPVMNEHVDKIIDLRRYLVMTEGKMDPDGQRALMNIERQGNPWGLSKKEREDWRDLDEEVQIPTVKELKKSGEEFEYLFWVSSMGSYDNRSQKIAMAFAKLMNAAGIKFAILGNKEQNSGDTARRMGNEFLFQELAEKNMKEFEKHNVNKIITIDPHAYNIFKNEYPDFGLEAEVYHHTEMLAEWLKDGRLKPEGVVNEKITYHDSCYLGRYNEVYQPPREVLEMIPGVEVVEMKRNRSNGMCCGAGGGMMWMEEKSGNRVNVARTEQALEVEPTMISSGCPFCLTMLSDGTKAKEVEEEVSTMDIAEILAKSMFEKTEEKTA; this is encoded by the coding sequence ATGAATCCGTTGTTAGTAGCAAACTGGATTTTGTTCCTTGGGGTAACGGTATACGGTTTGTACTTATTTGTTCGTGTCGTACAAACCCGTGTCGCTTATATTAAGATGGGGAAGAAATTCGAGTATGATAAACAACTGAAAAGACGTTTACAGAAAATTTGGATTTACGTTTTCGGACAGAAAAAATTATTGAAGGATAAAAAATCAGGCATTATCCATGTTATGATGTTCTATGGTTTTATCCTTGTCCAGTTCGGGGCGCTGGATTTCATTTGGAAAGGACTGGCACCTGACTCCCACTTACCATTAGGGCCTTTCTATCCTGGCTTCACGTTCTTCCAGGAAATTGTGACATTAACAATTCTTGTTGCTGTCATTTGGGCGTTTTACCGTCGCTATATAGAAAAATTGGTTCGCCTGAAGCGTGGGTTTAAAGCAGGGCTCGTACTTATTTTCATTGGCACATTGATGGTGACGGTTTTAGTAGGGAACGGCATGGGGATTATCTGGCATGGCCATGAAGGCGCATGGACAGAGCCTATTGCGTCCACAATTGCAAGCGCTTTCGCATGGCTGCCTCCTGTAGCAGCAGCCACCGTGTTCTTTGTGATGTGGTGGATTCACCTGTTGATTTTACTGACTTTCCTGGTTTATGTACCACAATCCAAGCACGCTCACTTACTCGCTGCTCCTGTTAATGTTTTTCTTAGTCGAGAAGATCCTCCAGGGAAGCTTAAACCGATAGATTTTGATATCGACGAAGATGCCGATGAAGATGAGGTCTCTTTCGGCGTCGGAAAAATCGAGGAGTTCGATCAATTACAAATGATCGATTTTTATGCCTGTGTGGAATGTGGTCGTTGTACAAATGTCTGTCCAGCATCAGGATCGGGGAAAATGCTCTCTCCAATGGATTTGATTATTAAATTGAGAGACCATCTGACTGAAAAAGGTGCGGCTGTCACAGGGCAGTCTCCCTGGGTACCATCTTATGCCTTTTCAGGAACGGAAGGGAACACATTAGCTCAAATGGCCCGCTCCCAGGGGACTGAGGAAGCAGCGTCTACACTTGACGCTGTAAACGAAAAGAGCTTGATCGGTGATGTCATTACAGAAGAAGAACTATGGGCATGTACGACATGCCGAAACTGTGAAGATGCTTGCCCAGTCATGAACGAACACGTCGATAAAATCATCGACCTTCGTCGGTATCTTGTAATGACGGAAGGGAAAATGGATCCAGATGGACAACGTGCGTTGATGAATATCGAACGCCAGGGAAATCCGTGGGGGTTATCGAAGAAAGAACGTGAGGACTGGAGAGATTTGGATGAAGAGGTTCAAATTCCGACTGTGAAAGAATTGAAGAAATCAGGCGAAGAGTTTGAATATCTCTTCTGGGTCAGCTCAATGGGATCCTACGATAACCGCAGCCAAAAAATCGCAATGGCTTTCGCCAAGCTTATGAATGCTGCAGGAATCAAGTTTGCGATTCTCGGTAATAAAGAGCAGAACTCAGGGGATACAGCCCGTCGGATGGGAAATGAATTCCTCTTCCAGGAACTTGCTGAAAAGAATATGAAGGAATTTGAAAAACATAATGTGAATAAAATCATTACCATTGACCCGCATGCTTACAACATTTTCAAAAACGAGTATCCGGATTTCGGCCTTGAGGCAGAGGTTTACCACCATACTGAAATGTTGGCTGAATGGTTGAAGGATGGCCGCTTGAAGCCTGAGGGTGTAGTCAATGAAAAAATCACCTATCATGACAGTTGTTATCTTGGGCGCTATAACGAAGTCTACCAGCCACCGCGTGAAGTGCTTGAGATGATCCCTGGTGTGGAAGTGGTTGAAATGAAACGAAACCGCTCCAACGGAATGTGCTGTGGTGCTGGCGGCGGCATGATGTGGATGGAAGAGAAGTCTGGAAACCGCGTAAATGTTGCCCGTACAGAACAGGCTCTTGAAGTGGAACCGACTATGATTTCCAGCGGATGTCCATTCTGTCTGACGATGCTTTCTGATGGTACGAAAGCAAAAGAAGTAGAGGAAGAAGTTAGTACAATGGACATTGCGGAAATATTAGCGAAGTCCATGTTTGAAAAAACAGAAGAGAAAACAGCTTAA
- a CDS encoding acetyl-CoA C-acetyltransferase, with protein MRKTVIVAGARTPFGKFGGSLAPLTAVQLGGIAIKGALERAKVKPEDVNEVIMGTVLQGGQGQLPSRQASREAGIPWEVKTETVNKVCASGMRSVTMADQFIRLGEEEVIVAGGMESMSNAPYFMPKARWGLRMGDAPVKDMMVHDGLTCSFENVHMGNYGNRTAEEFELTREAQDEWAYQSHQRAVKAIEDGKLGEEITSVEVPQRKGDPTVVDTDEAPRKSTTVEALAKLRPVFDKTGTITAGNAPGVNDGACAMLLMSDEKAEKIGADSLATILAHDEIAVEAQHFPQTPGLVINKLLEKAGKSIEDIDLFEVNEAFAAVSLASGKIAGLDHEKVNVNGGAVALGHPIGASGARILLTLAYELKRRGGGLGIAAICSGGGQGDAVLIEVPKQ; from the coding sequence ATGCGTAAAACTGTGATAGTAGCTGGGGCCCGTACACCTTTCGGGAAATTCGGAGGTTCTTTAGCGCCATTGACGGCTGTTCAACTTGGAGGTATAGCCATCAAAGGAGCGTTAGAAAGAGCGAAAGTTAAACCAGAAGATGTGAATGAAGTAATCATGGGAACCGTACTGCAAGGCGGTCAGGGTCAACTTCCATCCCGTCAAGCTTCACGTGAGGCTGGCATTCCGTGGGAGGTCAAAACAGAAACAGTCAATAAAGTCTGCGCCTCAGGTATGCGAAGTGTCACCATGGCAGATCAGTTCATCCGTTTAGGGGAAGAAGAGGTAATTGTCGCCGGAGGTATGGAAAGCATGAGCAATGCTCCTTACTTCATGCCGAAAGCACGGTGGGGATTACGCATGGGGGATGCTCCTGTCAAAGATATGATGGTTCATGATGGATTGACCTGTTCTTTTGAGAATGTCCACATGGGCAACTATGGAAACCGGACAGCAGAAGAGTTTGAATTGACACGTGAAGCTCAAGACGAATGGGCCTATCAAAGCCATCAAAGAGCAGTAAAAGCGATTGAAGATGGAAAATTAGGGGAAGAAATCACGTCTGTCGAAGTTCCACAACGAAAAGGTGACCCGACAGTTGTTGACACAGATGAAGCACCGCGGAAGTCTACGACAGTGGAAGCTCTGGCCAAGTTACGTCCTGTCTTCGATAAAACAGGGACGATTACAGCAGGGAACGCTCCGGGTGTGAACGATGGTGCTTGTGCGATGCTTTTAATGTCGGATGAAAAAGCTGAAAAAATCGGGGCTGATTCATTAGCGACTATTTTAGCCCACGATGAAATTGCGGTCGAGGCTCAGCATTTTCCGCAAACACCAGGGCTGGTCATCAATAAACTTCTCGAAAAGGCAGGAAAATCAATTGAAGATATAGATTTATTCGAAGTCAACGAGGCTTTTGCAGCCGTATCTTTAGCTAGTGGCAAAATTGCAGGGTTGGACCATGAAAAAGTCAATGTCAATGGTGGTGCTGTAGCTTTGGGTCACCCGATAGGTGCGAGCGGTGCACGTATTTTGCTGACACTTGCCTATGAATTGAAACGCCGTGGCGGTGGGTTAGGTATCGCAGCGATCTGTTCAGGCGGTGGCCAAGGGGACGCCGTATTGATCGAAGTACCGAAACAATAA
- a CDS encoding 3-hydroxybutyryl-CoA dehydrogenase — protein MTINQVMVIGAGQMGAGIAQVFAQSGLKVKLNDMSQDALDQGLAGIEKRLGRAVEKGRMTAEQQQEAVQRLSGTTDLKDASDCDLVIEAVIEKMDVKVSVFQQLDEITPAHAILATNTSSLPITEIAAATERPSQVIGMHFMNPVPVMKLVEVIRALQTSDETYQAIEDMTKKLEKTPVEVEDFPGFVSNRILMPMINEAIYTVHEGVASAEDVDAVMKLGMNHPMGPLTLADFIGLDTCLYIMEVLHDGFGDSKYRPCPLLRKYVKAGWLGKKSGRGFYIYD, from the coding sequence ATGACAATCAATCAGGTAATGGTCATAGGAGCAGGGCAAATGGGAGCAGGAATTGCTCAAGTGTTCGCTCAATCCGGCCTGAAAGTAAAGCTTAATGATATGAGTCAAGATGCATTGGATCAAGGTTTGGCAGGCATTGAGAAGCGATTGGGCCGTGCTGTGGAGAAAGGGAGAATGACGGCGGAGCAGCAGCAGGAGGCAGTCCAGCGGTTGAGCGGGACGACTGATTTGAAAGATGCTTCAGATTGCGACCTTGTAATCGAAGCAGTCATTGAAAAAATGGATGTGAAGGTAAGTGTTTTTCAACAGCTTGATGAAATTACACCTGCTCACGCCATTTTAGCTACAAATACCTCGTCTCTACCGATAACAGAAATTGCGGCAGCAACAGAGCGCCCTTCCCAAGTGATTGGAATGCACTTCATGAACCCGGTTCCTGTGATGAAATTGGTCGAAGTCATCCGTGCGCTCCAAACCAGTGATGAAACTTATCAAGCGATTGAGGATATGACGAAAAAGTTGGAAAAAACCCCGGTGGAAGTCGAGGACTTTCCGGGTTTCGTTTCTAACCGAATCCTGATGCCGATGATTAACGAAGCGATTTATACCGTTCATGAAGGCGTGGCTTCTGCAGAGGATGTGGATGCCGTAATGAAACTTGGTATGAACCACCCGATGGGGCCATTGACCTTAGCGGACTTCATTGGACTTGATACATGTCTATATATTATGGAAGTGCTTCATGATGGATTTGGAGACAGCAAGTATCGTCCATGCCCGCTCCTCCGTAAATACGTCAAGGCAGGCTGGCTTGGTAAGAAGTCAGGGCGCGGTTTTTACATCTACGATTAA